A genomic window from Candidatus Denitrolinea symbiosum includes:
- a CDS encoding recombination regulator RecX — MKRITAIEAQKNNPHRVNVYLDGEFAFGLAKITAAWLKTGQALDEAKIAQLQAEDAQEKAYQQAMLFLGYRARSEAEVRRNLEKHEVPPAVIERTVERLREERLLNDGQFARDWVANRSEFRPRSRRALAIELRRKGVDEAAIQSATETTDETTLAYAAAQKRARRLEGLEWLEFRKKLSGFLARRGFDYEVIAPTVKRLWLERDGGQDTNFDNEEFP, encoded by the coding sequence ATGAAGAGGATCACCGCCATCGAAGCCCAGAAGAACAACCCCCACCGGGTAAACGTTTACCTCGACGGGGAATTCGCCTTCGGGCTGGCAAAAATCACCGCCGCATGGCTGAAGACCGGCCAGGCGCTGGACGAGGCAAAAATCGCCCAACTCCAGGCGGAGGACGCGCAGGAAAAGGCCTACCAACAGGCCATGCTCTTCCTGGGTTACCGCGCCCGCTCCGAGGCGGAAGTCCGCAGGAACCTCGAAAAGCACGAGGTCCCGCCCGCGGTCATCGAGCGGACGGTGGAACGCCTGCGCGAGGAACGCCTGCTGAACGACGGCCAGTTCGCGCGGGACTGGGTGGCGAACCGCTCCGAGTTCCGTCCGCGCAGCCGCCGCGCGCTGGCGATCGAACTGCGCCGAAAGGGAGTGGACGAGGCCGCCATACAGTCCGCGACCGAGACCACAGACGAGACAACCCTGGCCTACGCGGCCGCGCAGAAACGGGCCCGCCGCCTCGAAGGTCTGGAGTGGCTCGAGTTCCGAAAAAAATTGAGCGGATTCCTCGCCCGGCGAGGATTCGATTACGAGGTCATCGCGCCGACGGTAAAACGCCTCTGGCTCGAGCGCGATGGCGGGCAAGACACCAACTTTGACAATGAGGAATTCCCATGA
- a CDS encoding glycosyl transferase, with translation MKLSVIIPVYNEVENIKEILKRVKSTQKASEIVVVDDGSQDGTRDILSKLDGVDKVRVILHEKNQGKGAAVRTGLDAATGDILLIQDADLEYDPRDYPILLQPIEEGLADVVYGSRFLGGPRRVAMYWHMVANKLLTFMTNILYNTILSDMETGYKVFRRKVVEGMVLRSKRFDFEPEFTAKVLKRHYRIFEVPISFNPRDYSQGKKIGLKDAFEAVWTLLKYRFVD, from the coding sequence ATGAAACTGTCAGTCATCATCCCGGTTTACAACGAAGTTGAGAATATCAAGGAAATTCTCAAGCGGGTCAAATCCACCCAAAAGGCATCCGAGATCGTCGTGGTGGACGACGGCTCACAGGACGGGACGCGCGACATCCTGTCCAAACTGGACGGCGTGGACAAAGTGCGCGTGATCCTGCACGAAAAGAATCAGGGGAAGGGCGCGGCGGTCCGCACCGGACTGGACGCGGCCACCGGCGACATCCTCCTGATCCAGGACGCCGACCTCGAGTACGACCCACGCGACTACCCCATCCTGCTCCAACCCATCGAGGAGGGTCTCGCGGACGTGGTGTACGGCTCCCGTTTCCTCGGCGGGCCGCGGCGGGTGGCGATGTACTGGCACATGGTCGCCAACAAATTGCTGACCTTTATGACCAACATCCTGTACAACACCATCCTCAGCGACATGGAGACCGGCTACAAGGTCTTCCGCCGCAAAGTGGTGGAGGGGATGGTCCTCCGCTCGAAGCGCTTCGACTTCGAACCCGAGTTCACCGCCAAAGTGCTGAAGCGTCATTATCGAATCTTCGAAGTGCCGATTTCGTTCAACCCAAGAGATTACTCGCAGGGAAAAAAGATCGGACTGAAAGACGCTTTCGAGGCGGTCTGGACGCTGTTGAAATATCGGTTTGTGGATTAA
- a CDS encoding DNA-binding response regulator, OmpR family: MNLSGRVLIIDDEASLRQTLTRILQRAGHEVTSAESGEQGLELVAGGDFDIVYMDLRMPGMPGLEALKRIHAARPDLPVILFTAQPDVNSAVEALRLGATDYLLKPLQPQVMIERTQDILAQREKERRRRELQAQIQALQAELEGLEKDEETRVPPERGETAERFVSRGTVRLDLHARRVTVAGRVVSLPPTAFDYLLVLTRHAPSVVDYQTLVAEAQGYQAEMREAQELVKWHIHHIRQAIEPDPQDPSFIINVRGFGYRLVAD; this comes from the coding sequence ATGAACCTGTCTGGGCGCGTGCTCATCATTGACGACGAAGCCAGCCTGCGCCAAACCCTGACGCGCATCCTGCAACGCGCCGGCCACGAAGTGACCAGCGCGGAAAGCGGCGAACAGGGGCTGGAACTGGTGGCGGGCGGCGACTTCGACATCGTCTACATGGACCTGCGCATGCCGGGCATGCCCGGACTGGAAGCCCTCAAACGCATCCACGCGGCCCGTCCCGACCTGCCGGTCATCCTCTTCACCGCCCAGCCCGACGTCAACTCGGCGGTCGAGGCGCTACGGCTCGGCGCCACCGACTACCTCCTCAAACCGCTCCAGCCCCAGGTCATGATCGAGCGGACGCAGGACATCCTTGCCCAGCGCGAAAAAGAACGCCGCCGCCGCGAACTCCAGGCGCAGATCCAGGCGTTGCAGGCGGAGCTCGAAGGCCTGGAAAAGGACGAGGAAACGCGCGTCCCGCCCGAGCGAGGAGAGACCGCCGAGCGGTTCGTCTCGCGCGGGACCGTCAGGCTGGACCTCCATGCCCGACGCGTCACCGTCGCCGGGCGCGTCGTCAGCCTTCCTCCCACCGCGTTCGACTATCTCCTCGTGTTGACGCGTCACGCTCCCAGCGTGGTGGATTACCAGACGCTCGTCGCCGAGGCGCAGGGCTACCAGGCCGAGATGCGCGAGGCGCAGGAACTGGTGAAGTGGCACATCCACCATATTCGCCAGGCCATTGAACCCGACCCGCAAGACCCGTCCTTCATTATCAATGTGCGCGGCTTCGGCTATCGGCTCGTCGCCGACTGA
- a CDS encoding GTPase ObgE, whose translation MVVSSAEDPNDAVRAENGAAPDYMYPLYAKSNSAFSAAGYNHGMFIDQVQIYARSGKGGDGMVHFRREKYVPRGGPDGGDGGKGGDLIFEVKPTLNTLSAFRPNQKFAAEDGKNGGSNRKSGRGGADLVIPVPPGTAIFDADSRELIGDLTQAGQRLTVCRGGRGGRGNQHFATSRNQAPRTAEKGEPFEERRLKLELKLIADIGLVGLPNAGKSTLLAALTNARPKIDSYPFTTLEPNLGVANIDDDTTVVLADIPGLIEGAAEGAGLGHDFLRHIQRTRVLIHLLDGLNEDPLADFSQINSELALFDPYLAKKPQVVALNKIDQPEVQERFADLKKKFKKQKVDLMSVSALARTNTRDLLLKAAHRLAETPTLEEVEPSLPVYRPQADEKQFEVRREGADEWRISGAAIERAAKMTYWQHEGSLRRFQKLMEKLGVDEALRKAGIKEGDTVYIGDEFELEWQE comes from the coding sequence ATGGTTGTCTCCTCGGCGGAAGATCCGAACGACGCTGTCCGGGCCGAAAACGGCGCAGCGCCTGATTATATGTATCCATTGTACGCGAAAAGTAACAGCGCGTTTTCCGCCGCAGGTTATAATCACGGCATGTTCATTGACCAGGTTCAAATTTATGCGCGCTCTGGAAAGGGCGGCGACGGGATGGTGCATTTCCGCCGCGAGAAGTATGTGCCGCGCGGCGGCCCCGACGGCGGCGACGGCGGCAAGGGCGGCGACTTGATCTTCGAGGTGAAGCCCACGCTCAACACGCTTTCGGCTTTCCGTCCCAACCAGAAGTTCGCGGCGGAGGACGGGAAGAACGGCGGCTCGAATCGGAAGTCGGGACGCGGCGGCGCGGATTTGGTGATTCCCGTCCCGCCCGGCACGGCCATCTTCGACGCGGACTCGCGCGAGTTGATCGGCGACCTGACGCAGGCGGGTCAGCGCCTGACCGTCTGCCGGGGCGGCCGCGGCGGCCGCGGCAACCAGCATTTCGCGACTTCGCGCAACCAGGCGCCGCGCACCGCCGAGAAGGGCGAACCGTTCGAGGAGCGGCGGCTCAAACTGGAGTTGAAGTTGATCGCCGATATCGGGCTGGTCGGCCTGCCGAACGCGGGTAAGTCCACGCTGCTCGCGGCGTTGACGAACGCGCGTCCGAAGATCGATTCGTACCCGTTCACCACGTTGGAGCCGAACCTCGGCGTGGCAAACATTGACGACGACACGACCGTCGTGCTGGCGGACATCCCGGGGCTGATCGAAGGCGCGGCGGAGGGCGCGGGACTCGGTCACGATTTTTTGCGTCACATCCAGCGGACGCGCGTCCTGATCCATCTGCTGGACGGGCTGAACGAAGATCCGCTGGCAGATTTCAGCCAGATCAATTCCGAGTTGGCGTTGTTCGATCCGTATCTCGCCAAAAAGCCGCAGGTTGTGGCGCTGAATAAAATTGACCAGCCCGAAGTCCAGGAGCGGTTCGCGGATCTGAAAAAGAAATTCAAAAAACAAAAAGTGGATCTGATGTCCGTCTCCGCGCTGGCGCGGACGAACACGCGCGACCTGCTCTTGAAGGCCGCGCACAGACTCGCCGAGACGCCGACATTGGAGGAAGTGGAGCCGTCGCTGCCGGTTTACCGTCCGCAGGCGGATGAGAAGCAGTTCGAGGTCAGGCGCGAGGGCGCGGACGAGTGGCGCATCTCCGGCGCGGCCATCGAGCGCGCCGCCAAGATGACCTACTGGCAGCACGAAGGCTCGCTGAGACGGTTCCAAAAATTGATGGAAAAACTCGGCGTGGACGAGGCGCTTCGCAAAGCGGGAATCAAGGAGGGCGACACCGTGTACATCGGGGATGAATTCGAATTAGAATGGCAGGAGTGA
- a CDS encoding ribonuclease Y, which produces MNPIFWLILIVFGIALGAAAGYLFHRYQVEKAMRDQQEKAANILKGASEQARLIETQARENAARVLQAAEQDIKERRVENSREAERLDKRRTELENRADKLEQREQNLNKRQSSVDRRANEIDKLYEQEVVKLEHISNLSQEDARKDLFAAVEKEARADMARIYRQIEAEAREEGEKRARKLIADAIQRVASDHVAEVTSSRVTLPNEEMKGRIVGRNGRNIKAFEQAAGVDVIVDDTPESVTISCFDSVRREIARRALVRLTVDGRIHPTHIEKIIEDETRAVDKIINEAGEQAAYDANIAGLHPEVLRMMGRLKFRTSYGQNQLAHAVEVAKLAGILAAELGADVEISKQGGFLHDIGKAMDHNQEGTHAGLGAEFCKRYNVNHKVVNAIASHHHEVEQETIEAVIAEAADAISGARPGARREDLEAYIKRIKTLEDLASSFKGVQQSFAIQAGREVRIIVRPEEIDDLDSARLARDVAKKIEETMQYPGQIKVSVIRETRAVDYAK; this is translated from the coding sequence ATGAACCCAATCTTTTGGCTGATATTGATCGTTTTTGGAATTGCCCTGGGCGCGGCGGCGGGATATTTGTTCCATCGCTACCAGGTGGAAAAAGCCATGCGCGACCAGCAGGAAAAGGCCGCCAACATCCTGAAAGGCGCGAGCGAACAAGCGCGCCTGATCGAAACCCAGGCGCGTGAAAACGCGGCCAGGGTTTTGCAGGCCGCCGAACAGGACATCAAGGAGCGCCGCGTCGAAAACAGCCGCGAGGCCGAACGTCTCGACAAGCGCCGCACCGAACTGGAAAACCGCGCCGACAAACTCGAACAGCGCGAGCAAAACCTGAACAAACGACAATCCTCCGTTGACCGCCGCGCCAACGAGATCGACAAACTCTACGAGCAGGAAGTGGTAAAACTCGAACACATCTCGAATCTGTCGCAGGAGGATGCCCGCAAGGACCTGTTCGCGGCGGTGGAGAAGGAAGCCCGCGCCGACATGGCGCGCATCTACCGCCAGATCGAAGCGGAAGCGCGCGAGGAAGGCGAGAAACGCGCCCGCAAGTTGATCGCCGACGCCATCCAGCGCGTCGCGTCGGACCACGTGGCCGAGGTCACCAGTTCGCGCGTCACCCTGCCGAACGAGGAGATGAAGGGACGCATCGTGGGCCGCAACGGGCGCAACATTAAAGCCTTCGAGCAGGCCGCGGGCGTGGACGTGATCGTGGACGATACGCCCGAGTCGGTCACCATCTCGTGCTTCGACTCGGTGCGCCGCGAGATCGCCCGCCGCGCCCTCGTCCGCCTGACGGTGGACGGGCGCATCCACCCCACCCACATCGAGAAGATCATCGAAGACGAGACCAGGGCCGTGGACAAGATCATCAACGAGGCGGGCGAGCAGGCCGCCTACGACGCCAACATCGCGGGGCTGCATCCCGAAGTGCTGCGCATGATGGGGCGGTTGAAATTCCGCACATCCTACGGGCAGAACCAGCTCGCCCACGCGGTGGAGGTAGCCAAACTGGCGGGCATCCTGGCGGCCGAGTTGGGCGCGGACGTGGAAATTTCCAAGCAGGGCGGCTTCCTGCACGACATCGGCAAGGCCATGGATCACAACCAGGAAGGCACGCACGCCGGACTGGGCGCCGAATTCTGTAAGCGCTACAACGTGAATCACAAAGTGGTCAACGCCATCGCCTCGCACCACCACGAAGTGGAACAGGAGACCATCGAGGCCGTCATCGCCGAGGCGGCAGACGCCATCTCTGGGGCGCGGCCCGGGGCGCGCCGCGAAGACCTGGAAGCCTACATCAAACGCATCAAGACCCTCGAAGACCTCGCCAGTTCGTTCAAGGGCGTGCAGCAGAGTTTCGCAATCCAGGCGGGACGCGAAGTGCGCATCATCGTCCGCCCGGAGGAGATCGACGACCTCGACTCGGCGCGGCTGGCGCGCGACGTCGCCAAGAAGATCGAAGAGACCATGCAGTATCCCGGTCAGATCAAAGTCTCGGTGATCCGCGAGACGCGGGCGGTGGACTACGCCAAATAG
- a CDS encoding NADP-dependent malic enzyme gives MAKITREDALEYHRLKGKPGKIAILPTKPMDTQRDLSLAYSPGVADAVLEVEKNPQDAYEYTSKGNLVAVVSNGTAILGLGDRGALASKPVMEGKGVLFKKFADVDVFDIEVNSHDPDEIIKVVAAISPTFGGINLEDIKAPECFYIEEELKKMLDIPVFHDDQHGTAIISSAGLAGALEIIDKKHADIRLVISGAGASAISCAELAIRWGVKRENIMLVDTKGVVYKGRKEGMNKYKERLAVDDKGHRTLADAVKDADVFYGLSVANILTPEMVKSMAKDPIIFAMANPDPEIRPELAQEARPDVIIATGRSDYPNQVNNVLGFPFIFRGALDVRARSINDEMKFAASQALAALTKEDVPDSVLRAYGVNSLKFGREYIIPKPLDPRVLLWEAPAVAETAMKTGVARKPIDINEYRQQLTFRQGRGEQMRYFFQNKARASGGTKRVVFAEGEEPKVIRAAYRLKEEGIAAPILIGRPEVVQERVAELGLHCCPEVVDPFNFTRIDEYARAYHNLRARKGVSLAIARNRIRQANIFGPMMVKMGDADAFVSGLTYEYPDVIRPALRIHHTAAGAARAAGVYIMIVDDRVYLFTDATVNIDPSAEDLSEIACLAADFAKQLEIEPRVAFLSFSNFGSTPHPLSEKVRKAVDLTKARRPDLVVDGEMQADTAVIPEIVEERYPFSQVRDANVLVFPSLESANIAYKLLARLGNAKAIGPILLGTGAPVHVLQTGDDVNAIVQIASVAVMDAMGRNGKEKKAPAKK, from the coding sequence ATGGCAAAGATTACGCGTGAAGACGCGCTTGAGTATCACCGACTTAAAGGAAAACCCGGCAAGATCGCAATCCTTCCGACCAAGCCTATGGATACCCAACGCGACCTGAGTCTGGCTTATTCGCCCGGCGTGGCCGACGCGGTTTTAGAGGTGGAAAAGAATCCGCAGGATGCCTACGAATACACTTCAAAAGGAAACCTGGTGGCCGTCGTTTCCAACGGGACGGCCATCCTCGGTCTCGGCGACCGCGGCGCTTTGGCGAGCAAACCCGTGATGGAAGGCAAGGGCGTGCTGTTCAAGAAATTCGCGGACGTGGACGTGTTCGACATCGAAGTCAACTCGCACGATCCCGACGAGATCATCAAGGTCGTCGCGGCCATCTCCCCGACTTTTGGCGGGATCAACCTCGAAGACATCAAAGCCCCCGAATGTTTCTACATCGAGGAAGAACTCAAGAAGATGCTCGACATCCCCGTCTTCCACGACGACCAGCACGGGACGGCCATCATCTCCTCGGCAGGGCTGGCGGGCGCGCTGGAGATCATCGACAAGAAACACGCGGACATCCGCCTCGTGATTTCGGGAGCCGGCGCGTCGGCCATTTCCTGCGCGGAACTCGCCATCCGCTGGGGCGTGAAGCGGGAAAACATCATGCTTGTGGACACCAAAGGCGTGGTGTACAAGGGCCGCAAGGAGGGCATGAACAAGTACAAAGAACGCCTCGCCGTGGACGACAAAGGCCATCGGACGCTGGCGGACGCCGTGAAGGATGCCGACGTGTTCTACGGCCTCTCTGTGGCGAATATCCTGACGCCGGAGATGGTCAAATCCATGGCCAAGGACCCGATCATCTTCGCTATGGCGAACCCGGACCCGGAGATCCGTCCCGAATTGGCGCAGGAAGCCCGCCCGGACGTGATCATTGCCACTGGCCGCTCCGACTACCCCAACCAGGTCAACAACGTGCTGGGGTTCCCGTTCATCTTCCGCGGCGCGCTGGACGTCCGCGCCCGGTCCATCAACGACGAGATGAAGTTCGCCGCCTCCCAGGCGCTCGCCGCGCTGACCAAGGAGGACGTGCCAGATTCCGTCCTGCGGGCCTATGGCGTGAACAGCCTGAAATTCGGACGCGAGTACATCATCCCCAAGCCGCTCGATCCGCGCGTCCTCCTTTGGGAAGCACCTGCCGTCGCCGAGACGGCCATGAAGACGGGCGTGGCGCGTAAGCCGATCGACATCAACGAATATCGCCAGCAATTGACGTTCCGCCAGGGCAGGGGCGAGCAGATGCGTTACTTCTTTCAAAACAAGGCGCGCGCCAGCGGCGGGACGAAACGCGTCGTGTTCGCGGAGGGCGAGGAGCCGAAAGTCATCCGCGCCGCGTACCGCTTGAAAGAGGAAGGGATTGCCGCTCCCATCCTGATCGGCCGACCCGAAGTCGTCCAGGAACGCGTCGCCGAACTCGGCCTGCACTGCTGCCCTGAGGTGGTGGACCCCTTCAACTTTACGCGCATTGACGAATACGCCCGGGCCTATCACAATCTCCGCGCCCGCAAGGGCGTGTCCCTGGCGATTGCCCGCAACCGCATCCGCCAGGCCAATATATTTGGCCCGATGATGGTGAAAATGGGCGACGCGGACGCGTTCGTCTCGGGACTCACCTATGAATATCCCGACGTCATCCGCCCCGCGTTGCGCATTCACCACACGGCCGCGGGCGCGGCGCGCGCCGCCGGCGTGTACATCATGATCGTGGATGACCGCGTCTATCTCTTCACCGACGCCACCGTCAACATTGACCCGAGCGCGGAAGACCTTTCGGAGATCGCCTGCCTGGCCGCGGATTTCGCCAAGCAACTCGAGATCGAGCCGCGCGTGGCCTTTCTTTCGTTCTCCAACTTCGGCTCCACGCCGCATCCGCTTTCAGAGAAGGTGCGCAAGGCAGTGGACCTTACCAAGGCCCGCCGTCCTGACCTCGTGGTGGACGGCGAGATGCAGGCCGATACCGCCGTCATCCCTGAGATCGTGGAGGAACGCTACCCGTTCAGCCAGGTCAGGGACGCGAACGTGCTGGTCTTCCCCTCGCTGGAATCGGCGAACATCGCCTACAAACTGCTGGCGCGCCTCGGCAACGCCAAAGCCATCGGGCCGATCCTGCTCGGGACGGGCGCGCCCGTCCATGTGTTGCAGACGGGCGACGATGTCAACGCCATCGTGCAGATCGCCTCGGTCGCCGTGATGGACGCGATGGGGCGGAACGGGAAGGAAAAGAAGGCTCCCGCGAAGAAGTGA
- a CDS encoding AAA family ATPase: MALLRNVESPDFSGVPFYPSALGSVDDTGLSPLWLQDLTLKVLYFQGYMNGFKIAEEIALPFAGITDQILQSLKAEKLIEIKSSQGGLGEGAYTYAITSAGIARAREALERSQYAGPAPVPFDVYNDAIRRQKSGRLTVTTRTMRQILSQLVISETTFQRLGPALNSGTSIFLYGPPGNGKTSIARAFGNLALGQTMYIPYALYLDGQVIKVYDAVSHKTAPESESLTGATGGLRSATRRDPRWVKVRRPFIVVGGELTLAGLDLVFDDTHKFYEAPFQVKANGGILLIDDFGRQQVRPRDLLNRWIVPLENRVDYLTLHTGRKVEVPFDVLVVFSTNLPPKDLVDEAFLRRLRHKIEIGDPSFNEYREIFKRVAADKKIPYNDHGLAYLLQEWYVKRNRKLRASHPRDICDQILDIASYLSVEPAMTREMIDRAAQAYFVDL; the protein is encoded by the coding sequence ATGGCCTTATTAAGGAATGTAGAATCCCCTGATTTTTCCGGCGTACCGTTCTATCCTTCCGCTCTTGGCAGCGTGGACGATACCGGCCTTTCGCCGTTGTGGCTGCAAGACCTGACCCTGAAGGTCCTATATTTTCAGGGCTACATGAACGGCTTCAAGATCGCGGAAGAGATCGCCCTGCCGTTCGCGGGCATCACCGACCAGATCCTGCAATCCCTCAAAGCGGAAAAACTGATCGAGATCAAATCCTCGCAGGGTGGACTGGGCGAGGGCGCCTACACGTACGCCATCACCAGCGCGGGGATCGCACGCGCCCGCGAGGCGCTGGAGCGCAGTCAATACGCGGGACCCGCGCCCGTGCCGTTCGACGTCTACAACGACGCCATCCGCCGCCAGAAAAGCGGACGGCTCACCGTCACCACGCGCACCATGCGGCAGATCCTCTCGCAACTCGTCATCTCCGAGACGACCTTCCAGCGCCTCGGCCCGGCCCTCAATTCCGGCACGTCCATCTTTCTGTACGGGCCTCCGGGCAACGGCAAGACCAGCATCGCCCGCGCCTTCGGCAACCTGGCCCTCGGCCAGACGATGTACATTCCCTACGCGCTCTACCTGGATGGACAGGTGATCAAAGTGTACGACGCCGTCAGTCATAAGACCGCGCCCGAGTCGGAGTCTTTGACCGGCGCGACCGGCGGCCTCCGTTCCGCCACGCGCCGCGACCCGCGCTGGGTCAAGGTCCGGCGGCCCTTCATCGTCGTCGGCGGGGAGTTGACGCTCGCAGGCCTCGACCTGGTCTTCGACGATACGCACAAATTCTACGAAGCCCCGTTCCAGGTGAAAGCCAACGGCGGCATTTTGCTGATTGACGACTTCGGCCGCCAGCAGGTCCGTCCGCGCGACCTGCTCAACCGCTGGATCGTCCCGCTCGAAAACCGCGTGGATTATCTGACCCTGCACACCGGGCGCAAGGTCGAGGTCCCCTTCGACGTGCTGGTGGTCTTCTCCACGAATCTCCCGCCGAAGGACCTGGTGGACGAGGCCTTCCTGCGCCGCCTGCGCCATAAGATCGAGATCGGCGATCCCTCTTTCAACGAATACCGCGAGATCTTCAAGCGCGTCGCGGCGGATAAAAAGATTCCCTACAACGATCATGGACTGGCCTACCTGTTGCAGGAGTGGTACGTGAAGCGCAACCGCAAACTGCGCGCCTCGCATCCGCGCGACATCTGCGACCAGATATTGGACATCGCCTCCTATCTCTCCGTCGAACCGGCCATGACGCGCGAAATGATAGACCGCGCCGCCCAGGCCTATTTTG